A part of Amycolatopsis camponoti genomic DNA contains:
- a CDS encoding ATP-grasp domain-containing protein: MKRTLLLVESNTTGTGRLFARQARELGFEPVLAAADPSRYPYAAEDGVRVVVCDTADACAVLASDIGEPAGVTSSSEYFIPVAARIAAKLDLPGPDPDAVTECRNKAHQRAVLGAPCTVATSVEAAVAAAVEFPVVLKPAEGSGSVGVLRCETPASVAAQAAALLSVTHNERGLPVPPRVLVEPYANGPEYSVELFGDVVVAVVRKHLGPSPFFVEVGHDVPASLPPADETALIDTARAAVTALGLGFGAAHVEIRLTPSGPRLMEVNPRPAGGMIPELVRAATGVDLVAAQVAAVLGLPPDLRSTRRACASLRFLTATATSVLSAGDAVTKASTVPGVAEARLYRADGTVVRSARDYRDRAGHVLAVADRPRGARAAAVAGLDRLRAALVPEGATR; the protein is encoded by the coding sequence GTGAAGCGCACGCTGCTGCTCGTCGAGAGCAACACGACCGGCACCGGGCGGCTGTTCGCGCGGCAGGCCCGGGAGCTCGGCTTCGAGCCGGTGCTGGCCGCGGCCGACCCTTCGCGCTACCCGTACGCGGCCGAGGACGGCGTCCGCGTCGTCGTCTGCGACACGGCGGACGCGTGCGCGGTCCTGGCTTCCGACATCGGCGAACCGGCCGGGGTGACGAGCAGCTCGGAGTACTTCATCCCGGTCGCGGCGCGGATCGCGGCGAAGCTGGATCTGCCCGGCCCGGACCCGGACGCCGTGACGGAGTGCCGCAACAAGGCCCACCAGCGGGCCGTTCTCGGGGCGCCCTGCACGGTGGCGACCTCGGTGGAGGCGGCCGTCGCGGCGGCGGTGGAGTTCCCGGTGGTGCTCAAGCCGGCCGAGGGGTCCGGGAGCGTCGGCGTGCTGCGGTGCGAGACGCCGGCGTCGGTGGCCGCGCAGGCCGCGGCGCTGCTTTCGGTGACGCACAACGAACGCGGGCTGCCGGTGCCGCCGCGGGTACTGGTGGAGCCGTACGCGAACGGGCCGGAGTACTCGGTCGAGCTGTTCGGCGACGTCGTGGTGGCGGTGGTGCGCAAGCACCTCGGGCCGTCGCCGTTCTTCGTCGAGGTCGGCCACGACGTCCCGGCTTCGCTGCCTCCCGCGGACGAGACGGCGTTGATCGACACGGCCCGGGCGGCGGTGACCGCGCTGGGCCTCGGCTTCGGCGCGGCGCACGTCGAGATCCGGCTGACCCCGTCCGGGCCGCGGCTGATGGAGGTCAACCCGCGTCCGGCGGGCGGCATGATCCCGGAGCTGGTCCGCGCGGCGACGGGCGTGGACCTCGTCGCGGCGCAGGTGGCGGCGGTGCTGGGCCTGCCGCCCGACCTGCGGTCCACGCGGCGGGCCTGTGCGTCGCTGCGGTTCCTGACGGCGACGGCGACTTCGGTGCTTTCGGCCGGGGACGCCGTGACGAAGGCGTCGACGGTACCGGGCGTGGCCGAGGCCCGGCTCTACCGCGCGGACGGCACGGTGGTCCGCTCGGCGCGGGACTACCGGGACCGGGCCGGGCACGTCCTCGCCGTCGCGGACCGGCCCCGCGGCGCTCGCGCGGCGGCCGTGGCCGGGCTCGACCGGTTGCGCGCCGCCCTCGTCCCGGAAGGAGCGACCCGGTGA